A genomic region of Thunnus albacares chromosome 2, fThuAlb1.1, whole genome shotgun sequence contains the following coding sequences:
- the LOC122966840 gene encoding UDP-glucuronosyltransferase 2A1-like, translating to MIQLRLVTLAALLCSLLSADGGKVLVFPAEGSHWINMKVLIQELHSRGHNITVIRPEKSWYIKAESHHYQSITLDVVPGFDVNNMNYFTTRLLQLRRELHTSPSALIKAWEEFMKMMHHVHKAVVDKMQKIFEDAKLMQFFQEAEYDVVLTDPCFGGGVLLAHRLGLPLVLNVRWAIMEDGHHTVAPSPLSYVPIPGTELTDRMSFWQRVKNVIFSLMVLNVRVIIKDSHYTPFVHRHFGPDVHYDELVQAADVWLMRTDFTFEFPRPTMPNVVYMGGFQCKPSKALPQDLEDFVQSSAEHGVIIMSLGTLVGNFPEDITEHVAAAFAQLPQKVIWRHTGKRPSTLGNNTLLLDWLPQNDLLGQPKTRVFVTHGGTNGLHEAIYHGVPIVGLPLMFDQDDNLFKMRVRGVAKVLDIGTLNKDNFLEAVKEVLHQPSYRENMQELSRLHRDQPMKPLDRAVFWIEFVMRHKGAAHLKTDSYKMSWIQYHSIDVITLLLVSVTLMSLICILTVKCLWRKVFGRKKKTPK from the coding sequence ATGATCCAGTTGAGACTGGTGACACTGGCCGCACTGCTCTGCTCTCTTCTCAGTGCTGATGGAGGGAAAGTCCTTGTTTTCCCTGCGGAGGGAAGCCACTGGATCAACATGAAGGTCCTCATCCAAGAGCTCCACTCCAGAGGTCACAACATCACAGTAATCCGGCCTGAAAAAAGCTGGTACATCAAAGCAGAGTCCCATCACTACCAGTCAATCACCCTCGATGTTGTTCCTGGATTTGATGTGAACAACATGAATTATTTTACAACAAGACTGCTGCAGCTCCGGCGTGAGCTCCACACTTCACCTTCAGCTTTAATCAAAGCTTGGGAGGAGTTTATGAAGATGATGCATCATGTTCACAAAGCTGTGGTTGATAAAATGCAGAAGATTTTTGAGGATGCTAAACTGATGCAGTTCTTCCAAGAGGCCGAGTACGATGTTGTTCTGACTGACCCCTGCTTCGGCGGAGGGGTTCTTCTGGCTCATCGGTTGGGTCTGCCTCTGGTCCTCAATGTACGATGGGCAATCATGGAAGACGGACATCACACAGTTGCCCCCTCACCGCTCTCATACGTTCCCATACCAGGCACTGAATTGACTGATAGGATGAGTTTTTGGCAAAGGGTGAAAAATGTTATCTTCTCATTAATGGTACTTAATGTCCGGGTGATAATAAAAGACTCTCACTACACACCATTTGTCCACCGTCACTTCGGTCCTGACGTCCACTATGATGAGCTTGTTCAGGCAGCAGATGTTTGGCTGATGAGAACTGACTTCACCTTTGAGTTCCCTCGTCCCACCATGCCCAACGTTGTCTACATGGGCGGGTTTCAGTGTAAACCCTCCAAAGCGCTTCCTCAAGATCTGGAGGACTTTGTCCAGAGCTCTGCAGAGCACGGTGTCATTATTATGAGCTTGGGGACCTTGGTGGGGAATTTCCCTGAGGATATAACAGAACATGTGGCTGCCGCTTTTGCACAGTTGCCTCAGAAGGTCATCTGGAGGCATACCGGGAAGAGACCGTCCACCCTGGGAAACAACACCCTGCTGCTGGACTGGTTGCCTCAAAATGACCTCTTAGGACAGCCAAAGACCAGAGTTTTTGTGACCCACGGAGGCACCAACGGACTTCACGAGGCCATCTACCACGGAGTTCCCATCGTTGGCCTTCCTCTGATGTTTGACCAGGATGATAACCTGTTCAAGATGAGAGTGAGGGGCGTTGCCAAAGTGCTGGACATCGGCACATTAAACAAAGACAACTTCCTGGAGGCGGTGAAGGAGGTGCTTCACCAGCCGTCCTACAGGGAGAACATGCAGGAGCTCTCCAGGCTGCACAGAGACCAGCCCATGAAGCCTCTGGACCGAGCCGTGTTCTGGATCGAGTTTGTCATGAGACACAAGGGAGCAGCTCACTTAAAGACCGACTCCTACAAGATGTCTTGGATTCAGTACCACTCCATCGATGTAATCACACTGTTGCTGGTGTCAGTCACGCTGATGTCactgatttgcattttaacagTGAAATGTTTGTGGCGTAAAGTGTTTGgtaggaagaaaaaaaccccaaaataa